The segment GGGGATTTCTCTGAACTTGGTATGACTTTCTCCAGTCCAAGAGTGGGTAAAGTGAAGTTCGGCAGCAGGTCTACTCCGGCGATAATCTTCAGCGGAGGCTACGATGATGATAAAGATAACGGTGCTGCGGACGACGACGAAGGCAACGCGATCTACGTGGTCAACGCACTTACCGGCAACCTGATCTGGAAGGCCACCTATGGCGCGAGCACCGGCAGCGCATCGTCAACCGAGTATCACCACAGCGGACTGGTGGACAGCATTCCTTCGGATCTTGCCGCACTGGATACCAACTCCGACGGCAATATAGACAGGCTCTATGTAGGCGACACGGGAGGGACCATCTGGCGCGTTGATCTGCCCGAGGGTACTACCGATAATCGCAGCTCGTGGTTTGTTTCCCAGCTTGCCAATGTTGGTCGTGACGATATCTCGGGCAACCATAAAGTAAATGATCGCCGCTTCTTTCATCGCCCTGATTTTGTTCCCAGCAGCGACAACAACGGCGCTTTCGATGGCGTGCTGATCGGAACAGGTGACCGGGCCGATCCGAAAGATACCGGTGCCGCCAATTACTTCTACCTGATCAAGGACCGGGACGTCCGGACTGGTACAGTGTCAGGTACCACTTACAACCATAACGATCACCACCCGTCCAGCAACACGTCAGGTCTTGGTGACGTCACCAATACCTGTCTGGAGGCGATCTCCTGTACAGCGACCCTGGACAATGGCTGGAAGATGGCTCTCGAAGGGGTGGGGGAAAAAGCTCTGGCGCCGGCAATTACCGCCTTTGGCACGGTTTATTTCACCACGTTCTTACCCCAGGGCGGCAGTGCAGATGCTGGCACTTCCTGTGTGCCCAGTGAAGGTGGTGGACGGCTTTACGCAGTGAACATGTTTACTGGCGCACCGGTCCAAAACTACGACACCAGTGACGGTAGCGACGATATCAACCTGACCAAGTCCGATCGCTTCGATCCTCTCAGCAGTGGCGGTATTCCAGCAGAGGTGGTACCCATCGGTAGCTATATTCTGCCGCCCGACCTGGAGGCAGAACCCGTAGAAGGTCGGGAATTCTGGAAGACTTTCTGGGTTGAGAAGGACGTGGACCCGGAAAGCTAAAACATCAAATTGACGAGGAACGACTCCTGATGACAGACCAACAACAAGACGTGTATGCCCATAAAGCGGTGCAACGAGGCTACACACTGATCGAAATACTCATCGTTGTGGCGATACTGGGTATTCTGGCTGCGGTGGCGATTCCGTCGTACCAGAACAGCGTGCTTGCCAGCAACCGCTCGGTAGCCCAGGCTGCCTTGCTGGATGTTGCCAATCGGCAGGAACAGTTTTATCTGGACAACCGCACGTACACGACGGACCTGGCTAACCTGGGTTATCCCGCCGCTATGGTCTTCAGCAATGGGGGTAACAGCGCCGTTGCGGTTAACAGCAACCATTCGCTGGTGGTGTCCTCGTCCACAGAGCGCGTTTATTTTGTCCAGGTTAATAAGGCTAACGCGACCACTTTCGCCATCTCGGCAGCCCCTCAATTGAGTCAGGCCGGAGATGGCGAATGCGGTTCTCTGAGCCTTACCAGCACTGGCGTGAAGGCGGAAACCGGCTCAGGTACCGCTTCTGACTGCTGGTAACCGACAATAATGCGATGGCTGGTACCGCTCGGCTCCAGGGGCACCTGGTGTGCTGACGGAGCCAGCCAGCCCATAGCCAGTTCCCTTTAGCGGGGACACTGAATTGGCCGCCCGCTGCTGTCCTCCCGCAATCCGTCACCGTCGCGATCCTGTGCATAGCGCACTCTGCCAGTCCGGTTAAGAACCAGCTGGCGAGCACTGGCTGATGTGTTCTCTTTTCCACACCAGGTAAAGTTGCCATTCTGATAGCGGGTAAAACCTAAAGGCGTTATCTGCAGATAGGGTTTGCTTCTGAAAGCGCGCCAGTGAAGGGTGCCGGGTAGTTTCTCGAAGCGCAGATAATCCACGGTTTCGTCACCGCTGTCCGGAGTCTGGTTATCGTTCCAGTCTAAAAAGAGCAGGATTCCGTCGTGCCACTCGCCACCGCAATAATTACCATCCTGGCTTGGACACAGAACTGCCATGGTGCCGGACTTAGCAGCTGCCGCGCGGGCCAGAAAGATGCTGTTTGCGACCCTTTGTATAACCAGACTGCCCTGCCGTTGCTCAAGCAGCTGAGCAAGATCGGGCAGCATGAGCCGTATAAGTATTGCTAGAATAACCAAAGTTGTCAGGCTTTCGATCAGGGTAATCCCGGAAGCCTTGTGATCCTGTCGCATCTTTTACATCGTCCTGGTTGGTGTGAAGGGAGAGTTCAGACTGAGGGTTCTCTGATTGTGCGATAAAGCGAATAAGCAATAGATCGATTGCCTTGTTTGAAGCGCTGCGACCCGAAAATTGAGGCACCTGAAGGACAGAGCGATGTATCGTCTAATCAGGTCTTTCTTAAGGCCAGAGCATTGAGGTAATTGATCAGGGGTTCCTTAAGTTTAGTAAAAACTCTTTTTTCTGCAGGAAAACACCGGGCATGGATTTTCTGATTATAGGTGCAGGTATAAACGGCATGTTGCTGGCCAGAGAGCTGGCCGCCGAGAACGCCCAGGTGCTGCTGCTGGAAATGGGCGAGTGCTGCCGCGAAGCGTCCTGGGCCGGCGGAGGAATCGTGTCCCCGTTATACCCCTGGCGCTACCGCCAGTCAGTAACCGCACTGGCGAGTTGGGCACAGGATTTTTACCCCCGTCTGGCCGAGGACCTGCTGGTTTCGACGGGGATTGACCCGGAGCTGTGCCGCACC is part of the Gammaproteobacteria bacterium genome and harbors:
- a CDS encoding type IV pilin protein; translation: MTDQQQDVYAHKAVQRGYTLIEILIVVAILGILAAVAIPSYQNSVLASNRSVAQAALLDVANRQEQFYLDNRTYTTDLANLGYPAAMVFSNGGNSAVAVNSNHSLVVSSSTERVYFVQVNKANATTFAISAAPQLSQAGDGECGSLSLTSTGVKAETGSGTASDCW
- a CDS encoding GspH/FimT family pseudopilin is translated as MRQDHKASGITLIESLTTLVILAILIRLMLPDLAQLLEQRQGSLVIQRVANSIFLARAAAAKSGTMAVLCPSQDGNYCGGEWHDGILLFLDWNDNQTPDSGDETVDYLRFEKLPGTLHWRAFRSKPYLQITPLGFTRYQNGNFTWCGKENTSASARQLVLNRTGRVRYAQDRDGDGLREDSSGRPIQCPR